GAAATTTCAGCACGAAGGCAGTTGATCATCATCAGTTCTAACCAAACTTAACAGCCTAGAAGTTGATCTTTCTATCTATTTACTATAGAACTCTACTGGTTATCTGCCTAATTTAGTAAATATCAGTATTGAGTAGTTTCAAGCATTAACGAAATGATCTCCGACCTGTCCAGCAACAGCCAGCCCATCAGCTAGAAGGGAAGTTGCCAACCAGACCTGCAAGCAGACTTGAAATGCAGCCATGGGTGTCGATCCCTGACGTGCAGCCAACGATGCAGCCAGAGTCACACAGAATGTAACAGCAATGACCCTCATTAATAACAGAAAACCTGGAGTAAAGAAAGACTAATGGGgataaacttcataattaacGCTACGCTAACTATCTTTTAACAAACACTTCCAATGTTTTTGGGTCACTAAAAGCAAGGCCCAAGGATTACAGAATAAAATCTCACCATTTTTAAGAAATCGACTGAATTGGAGATGTTTGATACTTGGGGGTAATAGATTGACTTGAGCCATTAATCTCCACAGGAGTATGAAACATATCAAGTACCTGCGTAGGATGACCATTTTATTGATAACAGGCAAAGCTGGCATACAATGTAGAATTCCAGAGAAAGCACACCAAGACAACAGGACTGAACACAAACATGAAACTTGGGAAAGGAGTTAGATAACACTTACTGAGATATAACATGAGCAATAGCCGCACCGGTGACACccagatggaaaacaaaaataaatattggATCCAATATTATATTTGTTGCATCTCCTGCCACTAAATTCAAACAGATAATTTATGGATTAGAAGAAGCTGAAGACTGTTTAATTCTGGTGAAATAGATGCAGTCAGAAGCTAAAGTTTAACAGCGTTAAGGTATACCAGTGGCGTATAAAGGAGTTTTTGTATCCTTCAACCCACGGAAGATCCCTTGCATAGCCAGTGAAAGAAGAACTGCAGGAGCACCGAGCGATCTCAGCATCAAGTACTGCTGTGCAGGTTTTAGCATAGGGGAATCCTAAACGAACAATAGTTCCTTTTATTATTAGAAATTAGAGTACACAGCATTTTAGCGTTtgatacaaaaaattatttaagtaaaaccatatgccaaaaagaaaataattagcTTACAGAACCGACTCCCATAAAGTTCAATAGAGGTTTTGCTCCAGATATGAGGAATATGGCTTGGATGAGGCCAAGGATGCTGCCGATAACCATTGCTGATGACGCTGATGGGATATACCTTTTCTGATGATCGGTTGTAACTATTTCAAAGCTTGTAGCAACGGATTTTGAGTTGTATGCATTTTGAGTGGCATCTGAGAAATAACATTGACGAAAAATAAAACTATCAAGTAAGAAGCATTTCCAAACTTAATGCAATCACATTCTGTAAGTCTGTACACACTGCATACGAAGTACATTAGGAAAAAGATATGGAGCATACCGCTTTCTGGTATCAACTGTTTCATTTCATCATTAATTGATGAACCTGTTTCCAGGTAATCGCTGTCCTTTGCCTCGGGACTCACTGTTCCAATAGTATCTTCTTCAGCAACAAAAGATGTTGTGACACTAACAAGTGGGAATATTGCAATTCTTGATGCTTGATTAAATAGAGCAATAGAAACTCCTACAGCAGCAAGCTCCACTGGACCTTTAAACATTAAGATAATTCATTTCAGATCAAAGAACATACGAAtgttgaaaacaaaaaactaaaaagaaagaaaagtaccTATTTGACCAATGAATGCTGTGTCGACCAGAGAAGCAATTGGATCAGCTGTCAAAGCCAGCGCCGCAGGCAATGCAATTGACGCTATTTCTAAACCAAGTTTGTCCAAATTAAGAACACATCTAGACATAAAAGAGAGAGAATCCAAGCATTAGATTAGACCATCTATATACATTAATTCACATACAATCTTTTTCGGTCGTTTCAATTGTAATTACAATTCACTTAACTTTATTAATCGAGCAAATTGCAGGACTACATGATTTGTCAGGAAAGGAGATGATAACTACTTTCTCCTAATTGCAATAATAAAATCATTTGGAAAATATGGCTCTTGGAGCAAAGATATCAGACGTAAGAAGGTCAAGCTGGTCTAGCCATGGATAATAAAATCACAACAGCCAATGGTTGTGAGTAAAAAGCTCGCGTTGCTTATAGAAAGTACTTTTCACTGCTTTTCTGCTAGGTTCAGTTTAACAAAAGCTTTAATTACAAACCAAGGTGGCTCCTAAACAGGGAAAAGGAATGTAAAATGCATAAAATCGATCGAAATAATATACCTGCAATCCTTAAAGAAAATGCAGATAGGACTTTTCCTTGTGTTCCCATATGAATATGAACCATCTTCTTCTGCCATCGGTTCGATAGccgattcaatgaatttattttTCACTGGGATGTGGTTACAGAACTAGGTGCTTATTGGAAGCAGAATTATCAAAGCAATGGCGATAAAATCGATAGACGAGAATTCACAAATTGTGCTCCAGACCCTGAAGATTATAGTATCTGTCAATTCATAACTCGTGTTTCTTGCAAACCCAAAAAGTCACAGATGAAGCACCAAATAAAGTAGACTAAAAGAAAGTTGGGTTCCAAAACGTTTCAACGCTTGAAATTCCCATCCttcaaaacaaacattcaaactcAAAGACTTGTAACAGTTTCAAAACATTccaattaaaaacaaaacaatcaaatgaaAGTCTTCTAGACATTAGCTTTGGAAACTAAACACCAGCCAATTTCTCAGTCTAGGCAAACGAGGGCAGAGCCAAGGTGGCTAGAACAGTGTGCTCTGAATCCTTCCCCTAGTTTAGATTAAATTAAAACATCATATTCTACATAATTCTTCGGATATCGCTCtaatttaaaggaaaaaaaaaaaaacctcagtctataagaaaaattaaattcaagagAATTTAAAGATAGGAATTTAAAGCTtgtcaaagaagaaaaaaagaactaAAAGAAATTTACACATGAAAACCAAAACTCACTGACTTTTGAACCTTGAAACTTTCATTTACTTGAGCTTTGAAACTTGAAAAGCaactgtgtgtgtatgtgtgtgtgtattgaagAAGGCTATTTaaatccaaattccaaattccaTGAGAGAAAAGGACCTCCACAACAGAAACACCAACTGGGGCAGGCTCTTCTTCTGTACGttagagggagggagggagagagagagcgcttTCAGAGCTAGCATTTAAGCTCTTCTCTTCCAAAATTCATATTTACACTATTACTTTTCTGCTAgtgttataaataaataacttaGTTTTATTTGTGTAATCAAGCACAAAGACTCTTTTGCATAAGTCCCTTTATTCGGGCTTCATTGATGTCTT
This window of the Malus domestica chromosome 03, GDT2T_hap1 genome carries:
- the LOC103427283 gene encoding protein DETOXIFICATION 42; translated protein: MAEEDGSYSYGNTRKSPICIFFKDCRCVLNLDKLGLEIASIALPAALALTADPIASLVDTAFIGQIGPVELAAVGVSIALFNQASRIAIFPLVSVTTSFVAEEDTIGTVSPEAKDSDYLETGSSINDEMKQLIPESDATQNAYNSKSVATSFEIVTTDHQKRYIPSASSAMVIGSILGLIQAIFLISGAKPLLNFMGVGSDSPMLKPAQQYLMLRSLGAPAVLLSLAMQGIFRGLKDTKTPLYATVAGDATNIILDPIFIFVFHLGVTGAAIAHVISQYLICFILLWRLMAQVNLLPPSIKHLQFSRFLKNGFLLLMRVIAVTFCVTLAASLAARQGSTPMAAFQVCLQVWLATSLLADGLAVAGQAILASAFAKKDYDKAAATASRVLQLGLVLGLMLAAILGVGLQYGARLFTKDANVLHLIGIGIPFVAATQPINALAFVFDGVNFGASDFVYSAFSMVMVAIVSILVLFVLSYTNGFIGIWVALTIYMSLRTFAGFWRIGTGTGPWEFLRA